A window from Macadamia integrifolia cultivar HAES 741 unplaced genomic scaffold, SCU_Mint_v3 scaffold1346, whole genome shotgun sequence encodes these proteins:
- the LOC122063510 gene encoding polygalacturonase-1 non-catalytic subunit beta-like has product MPFSVAHVEELRKLFGVEDESNMDEYIQDTLEICEKSPIQGEKRTCATSAEDLIDFIVEELGHYVHSWSTESVEGSYENATIGVVKLIYGNLSESPALCHSQPFLFQVYYCHVLQKVKVYAVDIHARKKVNRAIMACHYDTSTWNPNHLAFTLLGLGPGQIEICHWINENGIVWTKT; this is encoded by the coding sequence atgccattttctgTTGCCCATGTTGAGGAATTGAGGAAGCTTTTTGGTGTGGAAGATGAATCAAACATGGATGAATATATACAAGACACCCTTGAAATATGTGAGAAGAGCCCCATTCAAGGTGAGAAGAGAACTTGTGCAACTTCCGCCGAGGATCTTATTGATTTTATCGTCGAAGAATTAGGGCACTATGTTCATTCATGGAGTACTGAAAGTGTGGAAGGATCTTATGAGAATGCCACAATTGGAGTTGTGAAACTCATATATGGAAATCTTTCTGAATCACCAGCCTTGTGTCATAGCCAGCCATTCTTATTTCAAGTCTATTATTGCCATGTCTTACAGAAAGTAAAAGTATATGCAGTTGATATACATGCTCGAAAGAAAGTGAATCGTGCGATCATGGCATGTCACTATGACACATCAACTTGGAATCCAAATCATCTTGCTTTTACATTACTGGGTCTTGGCccaggccaaattgaaatctgtcaTTGGATAAATGAGAATGGAATAGTCTGGACAAAGACTTGA